A window from Hemicordylus capensis ecotype Gifberg chromosome 2, rHemCap1.1.pri, whole genome shotgun sequence encodes these proteins:
- the LOC128343346 gene encoding semaphorin-3F-like isoform X3: protein MPPWATSFLLGLLFRGCLGHSSLTGAPRVYLTYKELLETRTARPFSFTFNTSDYRILLMDQDQERLYLGARDFLVALDLHNINKEPLIIHWPALPSHQNECRLAGKGQRGECFNYIRLMQPLNRTHLYACGTGAYHPLCALINRGWRSEEYLFRMVPRSLEPGKGKCPYDPRQHSMAVLVNNTLYAGVHVDFMGTDAALFRTMGPRPAVRTEQHDSRWLYDPVFLQAHVIPDSSDHNDDKLYFFFHEKALEGAVGPAVLARVGRVCLNDDGGQRSLVNKWTTFLKARLVCSVIGQDGVETFFDELRDVFLLPTQDEKHPLLYGVFSTLGSVFRGSAVCVYSMADIRTVFNGPFAHKEGHNYQWGPYTGRVPYPRPGACPGGTFTPGLRTTRELSDELVTFVRAHPLMYNAVYPLQRRPLLVRTNVPYSFTTLAVDLVDAVDGRYEVLFLGTDQGTVQKVIVLPKEQGVLEELTLEEVEVFRTPAPVKTLWISSKREEPAPGHQTW, encoded by the exons ATGCCCCCCTGGGCCACCTCgttcctgctggggctgctgttcCGGGGCTGCCTCGGCCACAGCAGCCTCACCGGCGCCCCCCGTGTCTACCTAACCTACAAAG AGCTGCTGGAGACTCGGACAGCCCGTCCTTTCAGCTTCACCTTCAACACGAGTGACTATCGGATCCTGTTGATGGACCAAGACCAGGAACGGCTTTACCTGGGGGCACGGGACTTCTTGGTGGCCTTGGATCTGCACAACATTAACAAGGAGCCCCTCATC ATCCACTGGCCAGCACTACCGAGCCACCAGAACGAGTGCCGCTTGGCAGGGAAGGGCCAGCGG GGCGAGTGTTTCAACTACATACGACTTATGCAGCCCCTGAACCGCACCCACCTCTACGCCTGTGGCACAGGGGCCTACCACCCTCTCTGCGCCCTCATCAACCGTGGCTGGCGCTCAGAA GAGTACCTCTTCCGCATGGTGCCTCGTTCCCTGGAGCCAGGAAAGGGGAAGTGCCCTTACGACCCACGGCAGCACAGCATGGCTGTGCTTGTCA ACAACACCTTGTATGCTGGAGTGCATGTGGATTTCATGGGCACCGATGCCGCCTTGTTCCGTACCATGGGGCCTCGCCCAGCTGTCCGCACGGAGCAACACGATTCCCGCTGGCTCTATG ACCCTGTTTTCCTTCAAGCCCACGTCATTCCTGACAGCTCCGACCACAATGATGACAAGCTCTATTTCTTTTTCCACGAGAAAGCGCTTGAGGGTGCCGTGGGGCCTGCTGTGCTTGCTCGGGTGGGACGGGTTTGCCTG AATGACGATGGGGGGCAGCGCTCCTTGGTAAACAAGTGGACGACGTTCCTGAAAGCCCGCCTTGTCTGCTCCGTGATTGGCCAGGATGGCGTGGAGACCTTCTTTGACGAACTGC GCGATGTTTTCCTGCTGCCCACTCAGGATGAAAAGCACCCACTGCTCTATGGGGTGTTCTCCACACTGGG GTCAGTGTTCCGGGGCTCTGCTGTCTGTGTTTACTCCATGGCTGACATACGCACAGTCTTCAATGGGCCCTTTGCCCATAAGGAGGGCCACAACTACCAATGGGGCCCCTACACAGGCCGTGTGCCATACCCACGCCCTGGAGCG TGTCCTGGAGGAACCTTCACCCCAGGGCTCCGTACCACGCGAGAATTATCTGATGAGCTGGTGACCTTTGTGCGTGCCCACCCTCTGATGTACAATGCTGTTTACCCGCTGCAACGCCGCCCCCTGCTGGTGAGAACCAATGTGCCCTACAGCTTCACTACATTGGCTGTTGACCTGGTGGATGCGGTGGACGGGCGCTACGAGGTGCTCTTTCTTGGCACGG ACCAGGGCACGGTGCAGAAGGTGATTGTGCTGCCCAAGGAACAGGGTGTCCTGGAAGAGCTGACACTGGAGGAAGTGGAGGTGTTCAGG ACCCCAGCTCCAGTGAAGACACTGTGGATATCCTCCAAAAGG GAGGAGCCGGCGCCAGGACATCAAACATGGTGA